One window of the Doryrhamphus excisus isolate RoL2022-K1 chromosome 10, RoL_Dexc_1.0, whole genome shotgun sequence genome contains the following:
- the LOC131137140 gene encoding serum paraoxonase/arylesterase 2-like: MDAFGFMTIGITLFYMLFGERIHNVRKMYLASREQVTNHLPNCVPLKNLNDGAEDITVFGDGLAFISTGLKYPGVPSSDAPGKIFLLNLKDSQMEPVELPISKNFDLETFNPHGISVYTDTNGTVYLFVVNHPHHKSQVELFKFIEEERSLIHLQTFKDKLLYSVNDIVALGVDRFYATNDHYFSDELLKTIVEPLLGQPWSNVVYYSPETVKVVSEGYYFANGINVSPDKRHIYVTDIFAHNVRVLERKGDNALVSVKSVALGSLCDNIEVDPKTGDLWFGCLPNAWRIFHFDHKNPPGSEVIRIQNIHSEEPLVSQVYADDGHVIMGSSVATTYGGKLLIGTVFHKALCCDLEM, translated from the exons ATGGACGCGTTTGGCTTCATGACAATTGGTATAACATTGTTTTATATGCTGTTTGGCGAGAGGATTCACAATGTAAG GAAAATGTACCTGGCTTCTCGGGAACAGGTTACCAATCACCTTCCCAACTGTGTTCCACTGAAAAATCTGA ATGACGGTGCAGAGGATATAACCGTCTTTGGAGATGGACTTGCCTTTATAAGTACT GGTTTAAAGTACCCAGGAGTACCATCATCCGACGCTCCTGGAAAGATCTTCCTTTTGAACCTGAAGGACTCCCAGATGGAACCCGTGGAGTTGCCCATATCCAAAAACTTTGACCTGGAGACGTTCAACCCTCATGGCATCAGCGTCTACACAGACACAA ATGGAACAGTTTACCTGTTTGTTGTCAATCATCCTCACCACAAAAGCCAAGTCGAGTTGTTTAAATTTATCGAGGAGGAACGCTCCCTGATTCATCTCCAGACATTCAAAGATAAACTTCTTTACAG TGTCAACGATATCGTGGCATTGGGAGTGGATCGTTTCTACGCCACAAACGATCACTATTTCTCAGATGAACTCCTTAAAACCATCGTGGAGCCTCTACTGGGTCAACCTTGGTCTAATGTCGTGTACTACAGTCCTGAGACGGTCAAAGTGGTCTCTGAGGGATATTACTTTGCAAATGGCATCAACGTCTCACCGGATAAAAG GCATATATACGTGACCGATATATTTGCTCATAACGTGCGCGTGTTGGAGAGGAAAGGAGACAATGCATTGGTCTCTGTCAAG TCCGTGGCTTTGGGGTCACTCTGTGACAACATCGAAGTTGACCCTAAAACAGGTGACCTGTGGTTTGGCTGTCTACCCAACGCGTGGAGGATTTTCCACTTTGACCACAAAAATCCGCCCGGATCGGAG GTCATCCGCATCCAGAACATTCACTCTGAGGAACCATTGGTGAGTCAGGTGTATGCTGATGACGGTCATGTGATCATGGGCTCCTCTGTAGCCACCACCTATGGAGGCAAACTGCTCATTGGCACAGTGTTTCATAAAGCCTTGTGCTGTGATTTGGAGATGTAG